The Solibacillus sp. FSL W7-1464 genome contains a region encoding:
- a CDS encoding ABC transporter ATP-binding protein gives MENVVELTNVSKKFKDFSVKKLNLEVKKGFITGFIGANGAGKSTTIKMMMNLLRPDAGEIKLFGLDYMKHEKTIKERIGFVYDGNVFFEGLNLKDIKRIVGPAYKRWDDSLFHQYLERFELPLNKPIKTFSKGMQMKASLAIALSHHAELIIMDEPTAGLDPIFRRELLDLLQELMVDGDRTIFFSTHITSDLDRIADYIALIQRGELLFNQSILDVVENYALVKGRLELLDRDTEQAFIHVHRALTGFEALTDNIKGVQRIFGDTVAIDQASLEEIMYYMKGGIQHV, from the coding sequence ATGGAGAATGTTGTTGAACTTACAAATGTCTCGAAAAAATTTAAAGATTTTTCAGTAAAAAAATTGAATTTAGAAGTGAAGAAAGGCTTTATAACAGGCTTTATTGGGGCAAATGGCGCGGGTAAATCGACGACGATCAAAATGATGATGAATCTATTAAGACCGGATGCCGGGGAAATTAAACTTTTCGGTTTGGATTACATGAAACACGAGAAGACGATTAAAGAGCGCATTGGGTTTGTATACGATGGCAATGTGTTTTTTGAAGGGCTGAACTTAAAAGATATAAAACGCATCGTGGGCCCTGCATATAAACGCTGGGATGATTCACTGTTTCATCAATACTTGGAAAGATTTGAATTGCCGCTGAATAAACCAATAAAGACTTTTTCAAAAGGAATGCAAATGAAGGCATCATTGGCAATAGCATTATCCCATCATGCGGAGCTTATCATTATGGACGAGCCAACAGCAGGATTAGACCCCATTTTTAGACGGGAGCTATTGGATCTATTACAGGAATTAATGGTGGATGGAGATCGTACCATTTTCTTCTCCACACATATTACGTCCGATTTAGACCGTATTGCAGATTATATCGCGCTTATACAGCGGGGGGAGTTACTATTCAATCAGTCTATTCTTGATGTAGTTGAAAACTATGCACTCGTAAAAGGAAGATTGGAGCTACTGGACCGGGACACTGAACAGGCATTTATTCATGTTCACCGTGCATTAACAGGATTTGAAGCATTAACGGATAATATCAAAGGAGTACAAAGAATTTTCGGAGACACCGTTGCCATTGATCAGGCCTCTCTGGAAGAGATCATGTATTACATGAAAGGGGGAATACAACATGTTTAA
- a CDS encoding GntR family transcriptional regulator, with the protein MQIIISNISKEPIYEQITNQIKSAILAGELQEGAAIPSMRNLAKELQISVITTKRAYEELEKAGFIYSIVGKGSFVAEQNLEVIREKKLKVIEEQMSSVITNSREIGLSLEELQDLLKILYEE; encoded by the coding sequence ATGCAAATAATTATTTCAAACATTTCAAAAGAACCCATTTATGAACAAATTACAAATCAGATTAAATCCGCCATTTTGGCAGGTGAACTGCAGGAGGGTGCAGCAATACCTTCCATGCGTAACCTTGCCAAAGAACTGCAAATTAGTGTCATCACAACGAAGCGTGCTTACGAGGAATTGGAAAAGGCGGGCTTTATTTATTCCATTGTCGGAAAAGGGTCCTTTGTAGCAGAGCAAAATTTAGAAGTCATCAGAGAAAAGAAATTGAAAGTCATTGAGGAGCAAATGAGTTCAGTCATCACGAATAGCAGGGAAATTGGTCTCTCACTTGAAGAATTGCAAGACTTATTAAAAATTTTATATGAGGAGTGA
- a CDS encoding TetR/AcrR family transcriptional regulator: protein MRGRIIKESIDLFDKKGFSKTSIQDIIDTIGVTKGTFYYYFKSKQELLMDIHLNYIKELLAEQAVILNDEYLSSIVKMNKLIHLIIKNIKVHGKSARVFHREFRHLEDKQLKLINDYRKEFRINLEKLFDEGIEKGEFREDLRSDIVIFGILGMVNRSYNWYNPDGEVTEEELVSTYMEMILKGINKDTNSTEYKRKNYSGSTF from the coding sequence ATGCGAGGAAGAATTATAAAAGAAAGTATAGACCTTTTTGATAAAAAGGGATTCAGTAAAACTTCCATTCAAGATATTATTGATACAATCGGTGTGACAAAGGGTACCTTTTATTATTACTTTAAAAGTAAACAGGAATTATTAATGGATATTCACTTAAACTATATTAAAGAGTTATTAGCCGAACAAGCAGTGATTTTAAATGACGAGTATCTAAGCAGTATAGTAAAAATGAATAAATTAATTCATTTAATTATAAAAAATATTAAAGTACATGGTAAGAGCGCAAGAGTATTTCATCGGGAGTTTCGGCATCTGGAAGATAAGCAATTAAAGTTAATCAATGATTATCGGAAAGAATTTCGTATTAATCTCGAAAAACTTTTTGATGAAGGTATTGAAAAAGGAGAATTCAGGGAAGATCTTAGAAGTGATATTGTTATCTTTGGCATCCTTGGCATGGTTAACCGTTCCTATAATTGGTATAATCCGGATGGAGAAGTAACAGAAGAAGAACTTGTCAGTACTTATATGGAAATGATATTAAAAGGAATAAATAAAGATACAAATTCTACAGAATATAAGAGGAAAAATTACAGCGGAAGTACTTTTTAA
- a CDS encoding thiolase family protein produces the protein MKRDAVIVSAVRTAIGKQGGALASLPAHLYGGEVIKEAIKRVNLNPEMIDDVIMGNVLSGGGNIARLTALQGGLSVNIPGLTIDRQCGSGINAAALAAQAIQSGAGDVYVAGGIESMSRAPYQYERPEQAYSSIPPRYRKTLLAPEEIGNPGMGTTAENLAKKYDITRKEQDEYSLRSQLRMATAINEGRFDEQIVPITIPVRKGEPILFNKDEHPRPNTTLAALAKLSPAFQRDGTVTAGSSSGLNDAASAMVIMSREKAEALGIQPLATIKGSTVAGVDPNIMGIGPVPATKKLLEKLNLSLSDMDIIELNEAFAAQVIACDRELGIDPEKLNVNGGAIAHGHPLGATGAILITKAVYELKRSAGKFALITACIGGGQGISLVIEREPN, from the coding sequence ATGAAAAGAGATGCTGTCATTGTATCAGCTGTTCGTACGGCGATTGGAAAACAAGGTGGGGCATTAGCAAGTCTTCCTGCTCATCTGTATGGAGGGGAAGTTATAAAAGAAGCAATCAAGAGAGTGAACCTTAATCCTGAAATGATAGATGATGTGATTATGGGAAATGTTTTAAGTGGTGGCGGCAATATTGCGAGATTGACAGCTTTACAGGGCGGTTTATCTGTCAACATACCGGGGTTAACAATAGACAGGCAATGTGGTTCAGGTATTAATGCAGCTGCATTAGCTGCCCAAGCGATACAATCTGGTGCAGGTGATGTATATGTTGCCGGGGGTATTGAAAGCATGAGCCGTGCTCCATATCAATATGAACGTCCAGAACAAGCATACAGTTCAATCCCGCCAAGGTATCGTAAAACGTTACTTGCTCCTGAAGAAATCGGTAACCCTGGGATGGGAACTACTGCAGAAAACCTTGCAAAAAAATATGATATTACAAGAAAGGAACAAGATGAGTATTCCTTAAGAAGTCAACTAAGAATGGCAACTGCAATTAATGAAGGTCGTTTTGATGAACAAATCGTTCCAATTACTATCCCTGTCCGTAAAGGTGAGCCGATTCTTTTTAACAAAGATGAGCATCCACGTCCGAATACAACGTTAGCTGCATTGGCAAAGCTATCTCCGGCTTTCCAAAGAGATGGAACTGTCACAGCAGGCAGTAGTTCCGGACTTAATGATGCGGCATCAGCAATGGTCATTATGTCTCGAGAGAAGGCTGAAGCATTAGGGATTCAACCATTAGCCACGATTAAAGGATCAACTGTCGCAGGAGTAGATCCTAATATCATGGGAATTGGTCCCGTACCGGCAACGAAAAAATTATTAGAGAAGTTGAATCTTTCTTTATCCGATATGGATATTATCGAATTGAACGAGGCATTTGCTGCACAGGTAATCGCCTGTGACCGGGAATTAGGAATCGACCCGGAAAAGCTAAATGTTAATGGCGGAGCAATTGCACATGGGCATCCATTAGGTGCTACAGGAGCAATTTTAATAACAAAAGCTGTCTATGAATTGAAACGATCCGCAGGGAAATTCGCCCTCATTACAGCTTGTATCGGTGGAGGCCAAGGAATCTCTTTAGTAATCGAAAGGGAGCCGAACTAA
- a CDS encoding MaoC/PaaZ C-terminal domain-containing protein — translation MTVLADIRKGESLETTLEPVSRMDLIKYSGSSGDFNPIHTIDDEAKKAGLPGIIAHGMWTMGNLSKLFTAYYEEGYIKDYNIRFSGMVFLNDVLTLKADLVDIVDQSLIFDVKAINQHQKAVVKGKLIFERY, via the coding sequence ATGACAGTTTTAGCAGATATAAGAAAAGGTGAATCTCTTGAAACGACACTAGAACCAGTATCGAGAATGGATTTAATCAAATACTCAGGTTCATCCGGTGATTTTAATCCGATTCATACAATTGATGATGAAGCTAAAAAAGCTGGTCTACCAGGAATTATTGCTCATGGTATGTGGACGATGGGGAATCTTTCGAAGCTCTTTACCGCTTATTATGAAGAAGGCTATATAAAAGATTATAATATTCGATTTTCCGGAATGGTGTTTTTAAATGATGTTCTTACTTTAAAGGCCGATTTAGTGGACATAGTGGATCAATCACTAATCTTTGATGTTAAAGCTATAAACCAGCATCAAAAAGCTGTGGTTAAGGGAAAATTAATATTTGAACGTTATTAA
- a CDS encoding MaoC family dehydratase N-terminal domain-containing protein: protein MYTEYIGLTSNKVRNVVERELVRRFAESIGDNHPIYTDEEIGKQSRYGTNIAPPTFPRVLRSGYIDGLKLPLKGLIHGEQIYHYERPLLVGEEVYCYSKIEDYYEKEGSTGKMGFLKMTRYGEDKDGRLIFTEESITIITETVRRSLNV, encoded by the coding sequence TTGTATACAGAATATATTGGTCTAACTTCTAACAAAGTTAGAAATGTAGTTGAAAGAGAGCTTGTAAGAAGATTTGCGGAATCCATTGGAGATAATCATCCAATCTATACAGATGAAGAGATTGGTAAACAATCACGATATGGCACAAATATTGCTCCCCCTACATTTCCTAGGGTGCTAAGATCCGGCTATATCGATGGACTCAAATTACCGTTAAAAGGATTAATACATGGTGAACAAATTTATCATTATGAACGACCTCTTTTAGTAGGAGAGGAAGTCTATTGCTACTCGAAAATAGAAGATTACTATGAAAAAGAAGGCAGCACCGGAAAAATGGGCTTCCTGAAGATGACACGGTATGGTGAAGATAAAGATGGGAGATTAATTTTCACTGAAGAGTCGATCACAATCATTACGGAAACGGTAAGGAGGTCCTTAAACGTATGA
- the fabG gene encoding 3-oxoacyl-ACP reductase FabG, whose protein sequence is MTGRFENRVAFITGGSRGIGKSIAETFTEEGAKIAIIDIDTEALKNVQSEFKEKGFDILALQANVVNSHEVEAAMERVMKEYGSIDILVNNAGIIRDNLLFKMTDNDWDQVIDVHLKGAFNTTRAAQKYMVQQKYGRIINISSTSALGNPGQANYSTVKAGLQGLTKTLARELGKFGVTANAVAPGFIETDMTKSTADRMGIPFEDFLKAGASKIPVGRVGKPRDIANAVAFFADENSSFVNGQVLYVAGGPTN, encoded by the coding sequence TTGACTGGAAGATTTGAAAATAGAGTTGCATTTATAACTGGTGGTAGTCGCGGTATAGGGAAAAGCATTGCAGAAACTTTTACTGAAGAAGGAGCAAAAATAGCCATAATTGATATTGATACGGAAGCATTGAAAAATGTACAGTCTGAATTTAAAGAAAAAGGGTTCGACATTTTAGCTCTACAGGCAAATGTTGTGAATTCACATGAAGTTGAGGCCGCGATGGAACGAGTTATGAAGGAATATGGATCAATTGATATTTTGGTTAACAATGCAGGCATTATCCGCGATAATTTACTATTTAAAATGACAGATAATGATTGGGATCAGGTAATCGATGTTCACTTAAAGGGTGCCTTTAATACAACACGTGCAGCACAAAAATACATGGTTCAGCAGAAGTATGGAAGAATTATTAATATTTCTTCAACTTCAGCATTAGGGAACCCCGGCCAAGCAAACTATTCAACGGTTAAAGCTGGCTTACAAGGTCTGACAAAAACACTGGCAAGGGAACTCGGGAAATTCGGCGTTACTGCAAATGCAGTTGCACCTGGTTTCATCGAGACAGATATGACAAAATCTACTGCAGATCGAATGGGCATACCATTTGAGGATTTCCTAAAGGCAGGTGCCAGTAAAATACCTGTCGGCAGAGTTGGAAAGCCTAGAGATATCGCAAATGCAGTTGCTTTCTTTGCGGATGAAAATTCCTCATTTGTAAACGGGCAAGTACTTTATGTAGCCGGCGGACCGACAAATTAA
- a CDS encoding MBL fold metallo-hydrolase yields MSTLQRIEKIELTTSFPIGPVNSYVVFGEKLTLIDAGLKNKQGWDDLNNGLHRLGIEITDLEQIVLTHHHNDHTGLVDWIVEKNPAIKIFAHKDTEMILKDESYIEWSSEFFHNLFIEFGLTEDMAIKSAFRKGHRDYFQIASVDEVLEEGDMVPGLPSFQVIETLGHSQDHISFYCADEQQFICGDHIIKGVHGGMWMDPPKPGSERAKPLIQYLSNLEKCRKLSADFTFSGHGPIITNLNEAIDGHIGNIDNRVTRVINTLKKVNGAATGFEIIQDMYRGRYEKAVITFLFEIISVLDLLEERNIVIAEKQNGVFKYRLINN; encoded by the coding sequence ATGAGTACTTTGCAAAGAATAGAAAAAATAGAGTTAACAACCAGCTTCCCGATTGGTCCGGTAAATTCATATGTTGTGTTTGGAGAGAAGTTAACCCTTATTGATGCCGGCCTAAAAAATAAACAGGGTTGGGATGATCTCAATAATGGCCTGCATCGTCTGGGCATTGAAATAACCGATCTCGAACAAATTGTATTAACCCATCACCATAATGATCATACAGGTCTTGTAGACTGGATTGTAGAGAAAAATCCTGCCATTAAGATTTTTGCTCATAAAGATACTGAAATGATTTTAAAGGATGAAAGCTATATAGAATGGAGCTCTGAATTTTTTCACAACTTATTCATAGAATTTGGTTTAACAGAAGATATGGCTATCAAGTCAGCGTTTCGAAAGGGACACCGTGATTACTTCCAAATTGCATCTGTTGATGAGGTACTAGAGGAGGGAGATATGGTACCGGGCTTACCTTCATTTCAAGTAATCGAAACCTTAGGCCACTCACAGGATCATATTTCTTTTTATTGTGCAGATGAGCAGCAATTCATTTGTGGTGATCACATTATCAAAGGAGTTCACGGGGGGATGTGGATGGATCCACCTAAACCCGGAAGTGAGCGTGCAAAACCTTTAATCCAATATTTAAGTAATTTAGAAAAGTGCAGAAAACTTTCTGCTGATTTTACTTTCTCAGGACATGGTCCGATTATTACAAATTTAAATGAAGCAATCGATGGACATATAGGCAATATAGATAACCGTGTAACTCGTGTAATCAATACGCTAAAAAAAGTAAATGGTGCTGCAACCGGATTTGAAATTATTCAAGATATGTACCGGGGAAGGTATGAGAAAGCAGTGATTACATTTTTGTTTGAAATTATAAGTGTATTGGATTTATTGGAAGAACGGAATATAGTCATTGCAGAAAAACAAAATGGAGTTTTTAAGTACCGATTGATAAATAATTAG